The window GGTCCCGTCCCGGCTGCGGGTCAGCCGCGTTCGGCCTGCGGGCGCTGCTGCTCGGCGTTCAGCTCGCCGAGCAGCTCGGACGCGGGCACCGGCTCGGGCGCCGGCAGCCCGGCCGGCCGGGCCTTGGCGCCGCCGGCCGCCGTACCGCCGCTGGTCACCTGCTCGGCGGCCCGCACCTCGTCGTTGACCCGCTGCGCCTCGGCGGCGGCGGCCTCGGCCGCCTCGGCCGCCTCCCGTTCCACGGCGCTGGAGTCGACCTGCTGCGACGGCGCGTCACCGACCATCTGGCTGAGCCCGCCGAGCGCCCCGCCCAGACCTTCGAGGGCCTTGGTCAGCTCGGCCGGGACGATCCACATCTTGTTGGACTGGCCGTTGGCGATCTGCGGCAGCGCCTGCAGGTACTGGTAGGCGAGCACCTTCTGGCTCGGGTTGGCCTGGTGGATGGCGTCGAAGACGGTCCGGATCGCCTTGGCCTGGCCTTCGGCCTGCAGGATCCGGGCCTGCCGGTCGCCGTCGGCGCGCAGCACCGCGGCCTGCTTCTCGCCCTCGGCGCCGAGGATCTGCGACTGCTTGTGCCCTTCGGCGGTGAGGATCGCGGCGCGGCGGTCCCGCTCGGCGCGCATCTGCTTCTCCATCGAATCGCGGATGCTCGGCGGCGGCTCGATCGCCTTGATCTCCACCCGGGTCACCTTGATGCCCCACCGGCCGGTGGTCTCGTCCAGCACGCCGGACAGGTGCTGGTTGATCTCCTCGCGGCTGGTCAGCGCGCGCTCCAGGTCGAGCGACCCAATGACGTTACGCAGCGTGGTGACGGTGAGCTGCTCGATCGCCTGCAGGAAGTTGGCGATCTCGTAGGTGGCGGC is drawn from Micromonospora sp. Llam0 and contains these coding sequences:
- a CDS encoding SPFH domain-containing protein, whose amino-acid sequence is MDLVIAVLVGAVALITVLTLIRAVRIVPQQRMDLVERLGRYQRTLTPGLNLLVPFVDTVRAKVDMREQVVSFPPQPVITSDNLVVSIDTVLYFKVVDPRAATYEIANFLQAIEQLTVTTLRNVIGSLDLERALTSREEINQHLSGVLDETTGRWGIKVTRVEIKAIEPPPSIRDSMEKQMRAERDRRAAILTAEGHKQSQILGAEGEKQAAVLRADGDRQARILQAEGQAKAIRTVFDAIHQANPSQKVLAYQYLQALPQIANGQSNKMWIVPAELTKALEGLGGALGGLSQMVGDAPSQQVDSSAVEREAAEAAEAAAAEAQRVNDEVRAAEQVTSGGTAAGGAKARPAGLPAPEPVPASELLGELNAEQQRPQAERG